A window of the Eulemur rufifrons isolate Redbay chromosome 6, OSU_ERuf_1, whole genome shotgun sequence genome harbors these coding sequences:
- the LTO1 gene encoding protein LTO1 homolog, with translation MAGSQDMFDAIVMADERFHGEGYQEGYEEGSSLGIIEGRQYGTLHGAKIGSEIGCYQGFAIAWKCLLHSSATEKDSRKMKVVESLIGMIQKFPYDDPTYDKLHEDLDRIRGKFKQLCSLLNVQPDFKISAEGSGLSF, from the exons ATGGCTGGGAGCCAGGACATGTTCGATGCCATCGTGATGGCGGATGAGAG GTTTCATGGGGAAGGGTATCAGGAAGGCTATGAAGAAGGCAGTAGTTTGGGTATAATTGAAGGAAGACAATATGGCACATTACATGGAGCTAAAATTGGATCTGAG ATCGGGTGCTATCAAGGTTTTGCTATTGCATGGAAATGTCTCTTGCACAGTTCTGCCACTGAGAAAGACAG CAGAAAGATGAAAGTCGTAGAATCATTGATTGGAATGATTCAGAAATTCCCTTACGATGACCCTACTTATGATAAACTCCATGAAGACTTAGACAGaattagaggaaaatttaaaCAG CTTTGTTCATTACTCAATGTTCAGCCGGACTTTAAAATTAGTGCGGAAGGTTCTGGACTTTCATTTTGA